TTCAGCGGTAGCGCCGGCCGCGCCGCTGCATCAGGTAGCAGGCGACGCCGATCACGGCCGCGCCCAACGCGACCTTCTTCGCCAGCCCGGCCGGGTTGTGCTTGAGCTCGGACTTGATGCCCATCTCGGCCAGGATGTTCGGCACCTTGCCCTTGGCCAGGTCGTCGCCGATGCCTTCCACCACATTGACGCGGTCGGCCAGCAGCAACAGCAGCCAGTGACGGACATCGTTCTCGGTGGATTTGAACGCCAGGCGCCGGATGGCGCCCGACAGGCCGGACGGCGGCTGCACCGACCCGAACAGCGGCGTGCGGCCGGGACGCTCGGTCGAGACCAGGACTTCGACGTGCTGCTCTTGCGGCGCCGGGTCGCCGTCCGGCACGTTGATGAAGCGTGGCGGCGTGCGTTCCATCGGCACGCCGGGGCGGTTCTTGCGGTCGAGGTCGGCGCCCCAGCCCTGGATGTGCTGCAATTGGTCGCGGGTCGGGCGGCGCGGTGCGATGTGGCCGTGGACGTGGCCGACGTGGCCGTCGCCGTCATGCTCGCCCGGCGCGTGGTGGCCGTCGTGCTGGTCGTTGGCGCTGACGATATCGTTGCGTGTTTCCATATTTTCTCCTGGACTCAATGCTGGACGCTGGCCTTGACGGCGCGCACTTCATTGGCGCGCGGCGGGACGAGGATGGTCTTGATGCAGTTATCGAGCTTACTGGAGAAGATATGATAGGCATCCGACACTTCTTCCAGCGGCACGCGGTGGGTGATGATCTGCTTCGGATCGATCCGGCCGGCGCGGATGTGCTCGATCAGGCGCGGCAGGTGGCGCCGCACGCTGGCCTGGTTCATGCGCAAGGTCAAGCCCTTGTTCAGCGCGTTGCCGATCGGGACCGCGTTGAAGGTGGGGCCATAGACGCCGACGATCGACACATTGCCGCCCTTGCGCACCGAGTTGATGCACCAGTGCAGCACGGTGGCCGAACCGGCCTGCATCATCGTGTAGACGCCGGTGATGGTCTGCATGGTGTTGCCGGCCGCTTCGCAGCCGACGGCGTCGATGCAGACGTCGGCGCCCACCCAGTCGGTCATCTTCTTGATGTGCAGCGCCATGTCCTTCACTTCCTTGAAGTTCACGACCTCGCATTGTGCGTAGCGCTTGACGAACTCGAGGCGATATTCGACCTCGTCCACCACGATCACCCGCCCGGCTCCCATCAGCCAGGCCGACTTGGCGGCGAAGATGCCGACCGGACCCGCGCCGAACACGACGACCGTGTCGCCTTCCTCGATGTCGCCCATCTCGGCCGCCTGGTAGCCGGTGGGCAGCGCATCGGTCAGCAGAACGGCGTCGTCGTCGTGGATGTCGTCGGGGATGACCATCGGGCCGACGTCGGCCATCGGCACCCGCACGTACTCGGCCTGGCCGCCATCGTAGCCACCCGCCGTGTGCGAATAGCCGTAGATCGCGCCCACCGCCGTGGACTGCGCATTCGTGTTGTGGCAATTGCCGTACAGCTCGTGCTGGCAAAGCGTGCAGGAACCGCAAAAGATATTGAATGGCACCAGCACCTTGTCGCCGACCTTCAGGTTCTGCACGCTCGATCCCACCTCTTCCACCACGCCGATGAACTCGTGGCCGAAGGTATGGCCGACCCGGGTATCGGGCACCAGGCCGTGGTACAGGTGCAGGTCCGACCCGCAGATGCAGGCCCGGGTAACGCGCACGATGGCGTCGCCGGGATGCTCGATGACGGGGTCGGGCTTGTGATCGGCGCGGACCCGATATGGCCCGCGGTAATTCATTGCCAGCATGGAGGCTCCTTCACAATTCGGTTGTTGACGGCTCGTGCAAGAACGAGCTGATGTGACACAAATTTATGTTAAAACGTCACGAATTGCGATAGGCGCACGGAAACGAATGCGGACTCTATCGAATAAAATCAGTTAACTATGTACAAATGGCAATTATTCAGTGCCATTTATAGCTGACGGGCATCGAATGTATTGCAGTCTGCAACTTGCCCGCTTTTCAGTCCGCGCTGGAACCAGCGCACCCGCTGGGCCGAAGTGCCGTGGGTGAAGGAATCGGGCACCACCACGCTGCGCGACTGTTTTTGCAGGGCGTCGTCGCCGATGGCGCTGGCCGCGTTCAGCGCGGTTTCCACATCGCCCTGCTCCAGGATCTTCGAACGTTGATTGGTGCGGTTGGCCCACACGCCGGCGAAGCAGTCGGCCTGCAATTCCTGGCGCACCGACAGGGCATTGCCCTGGGTCTCGCTGGCGCGCTGGCGGGCCGCATGCACCTTGTTCGAGATGCCCAGCAGGTTTTGCACGTGGTGGCCGACCTCGTGCGCAATCACGTAGGCCTGGGCGAACTCGCCCTCGACATTGAAGCGCTGCTGCATGGTGCGGAAGAAGCCCAGGTCGATATACACCTTGCTGTCGGCGGGGCAATAAAAGGGCCCCGTCGCGCTCTCGCCGACACCGCAGGCAGTATTGGTACGGCCTTCGAACAGCACCAGCCGGGCCGGCGTGTACTGCGCACCCTGTTCGCTGAACAACTGGGCCCAGGCATCCTCGGTATAGGCCAGCGTGGTGCGCACGAAGCGGCTTTCGCGGTCGTCGGCGCGCTCGCCGGGCGCCTGCTCGACCTGCGCCTGCCGCTGTGGCGGCGCGCCGCCCGACAGTAGGCCGAGGATGGTAGCCGGCGATACGCCCAGGAAATATGATGCAACCAGGGCGACGACGATGGTGCCGATCCCGATCGAGCGCCCGCCGAAGCCGAAGCCCCCGCCGCCGCCACTACCGCGGCGGTCTTCCACATTGTCGCTTTCCCGGTCGCCTTCCCAACGCATCGTTTCTCCTCGGCTGCTGCGGCGCCGCTCAGCGGCTGCCGCGTTTCAGGTTGCAGGTGTCGGCGCGCTCGCGCGCATCCTTGCCGCGCAAGTCGTCCAGCGCGCCCAGGCCGGCGCGCAATTCGTCGTGCAGTGCGCGTTCGCGGCGCTCGCGCGCGATCTCGCGCGCCATGCGACCGCGCGGCACTTCGTCCAGTTCCATGCTCGTCATGATGTTTTCTCTCTCGCTACCGGTTCCGATGTGTCCCGGTTGACTACATCATGCACCAAATCCGGCCCGCGCACGCACACATTCTCCGTGCGCGCGCGCACGGAATGACCGCACCGCGCATGCCACGCTGGCGGCATGAACCCATCCAATGCCAATGCCCTGCTCACCCTCGGCAAGGTGCTGCGCCAGGCCGGCTACCATTTCATGACGGTCACGCCGTCGACCCACCGCCGCATCAACAACCGGCCCGGCAACGAGCGCGCGCACGACCTGCGCGGCGTGTTCGGCTGGAGCCGGCCGTTCGATGCCGGCCTGCTGCCGGCCAGCGTGCTGGACCTGATGCGCGAAGCCGGCGTGCTGGCGCACACGGATGACGGGCTGCGTTCCACCGTGCGCGCATCGACCCTCGACGACATGCTGCTGTTCCACTCGGCGTGGCCGACGCGCGACGACGACGCCGTGTTCTTCGGGCCCGACACCTACCGTTTCGTGCATGCCATACGGCGCGGCTTCGCCTTCGTCGGCGCCGGCCCGGTGCGCGCGGTGGACATCGGCTGCGGCGGCGGCGCCGGCGCGCTCGCCATCGCCCGCAAGTTCCCGCATGCCGAGGTGATCGGCGCCGACGTCAACCCGAAGGCGCTCGACCTGGCCATGGTCAATGCGCGCCTGGCGCAGGCCCACAACGTCGCGCTGTGCCAGAGCGACCTGTTCGACGGCGTGCAGGGCGACTTCGACCTGGTGGTGTCGAATCCGCCCTTCGTGATCGATCCGGATGCGCGCCGTTACCGCCACGGCGGCGGCGAACGCGGCGCCGAACTGTCGCGCCGCATCGCCGAACAGGGGCTGGCGCGCCTGCGCCGCGGCGGCAGCCTGATGCTGTACACCGGCGTGGCCCTGTGCGGCGCCCACGACCACTTCCTGGACAGCCTGCGCCCGACCCTGGCGGCGCAATGCGATGCCTGGACCTACGAGGAACTCGATCCCGACATCTTCGGTGGCCAGCTGGGGGAACCGGGTTATGAGGACGTGGAGCGGATCGCGGCGGTATGGCTGCACGCGGTCAAGCGCTGAGCAGGTAGCGCCTGGTCATGCCACATATGCGCATGCCGGGCATGGCCCCACCCGGAGCGACGACGATCAGCGACTTCGCGACCAGCGCCGGCAGGCATTGCGCGGCCCCTTCGCCGGCGGCGCGCACCGCCTCGTCGACGCCGAACAGGCCGTCGAAGTGCGCGCAGGCGCGCAGCACGTGCAGCTCGGCCGGCGTCAACAGCCGCAGGCTCCAGTCGAGCGACGCGCGCATGCTGCGCTGGCGCGCCAGCGCGGTGCGCCAGCCGCTGTCGAGCAGGCGCGCGTCGTCGTCGAACAGCTCCGCCGCCGCCTCCAGTCCGAGTGCGCGGATGCGCGCCGCGGCAAACCCCAGCGCCAGCGGCACCCCATCGAGCCGGCGGCACAGGCGCCCCGCCAGCGACAGCTGGTGCGCGGTGGGCGCGATTCCCGCGCGCTCGACGAGCAGGCGCAGCGCCGGATAAGCCAGCGCCTGCGCCGGATCGCGTCCCGGGTCGGCCGGCGGACAGGCGAGCGGCGCCAGGCGGTGTACCCGTTCGCCATCATGTACCAGGGGTTGGCGGCTGGTGGCGATGACGTCGACGCCGTCGGCGGCGCGCAGCAGCTCCTCCAGCTGGCGCGCCGCGGCCTCGGACACATGTTCGCAGGTGTCCGCCACGACCAGCATGCTGCGCCGCGCCAGGCGGCCCGCGACTGCCTGCGCCAGGCCTTCCCGCGGGGCCAGGATGCCCAGCCCCGCCGCCAGCGCGCCTTCGACCAGGCCGCCATGTGCGCATGGCGCGAAATCGATGAAGCAGGCGCCATCGGAATAGTCGGCCTGCCGCCGTCGGGCCAGCGCCAGCGCCAGGGCGGTCTTGCCGATCCCGCCCGGTCCGACGATGGTGAGCAGGCGCCGCGGCCCGGCATGCAGCAGGCCCAGGTCCGCGTCCCTTCCCAGCAGCGGCCAGTCGGCCGCCGGCAGCGCGCGCGGCACGGATGCGGGCGCTGGCGCCGGTGGCGGGTCTTCGGGCAGCGCGATCACCGGCGCCACGAAGCTGTAGCCGCGGCCCGGGACGTTGGCGATATAGCGCGCCGCGCCGGCGTCGTCCTGCAGTGCCTGGCGCAGCGCGCGCACGTGCACCCGCAGGCAGCTGTCCTCGACCAGGCTGCCCGGCCACACCGCCCGTTCGAGCTCGGCGTGGCTGAGCACCTCGCCCGGGCGCGCGGCCAGGGCGCCCAGCAGGTCGATGGCGCGTCCGCCGAGCGGCACCACGACCGGACCGCGGCGCAGCTGGCGCGCGTGGCGGCACAGGCGGAACGGCCCGAAGGCCAGTACCTCAGGCATCGCCGCACACGCTCGCCAGGCGGCGCACGGGCACGGCCAGGCAGTAGCCCTCGCCGGCCAGGTTGACCAGGTGCGGGCAGTCGGCGCCGCCGCCCAGCAGCCGGCGCAGGTTCCTCACCTGGGCGCGCAGGTTGATGTCTTCCACCACCGTATCGGGCCACACGCCCTGCATCAGGGTGCGCTTGGCCACCACCTCGCCGGCATGGCTGGCCAGCAGCACAAGCAGGTCGAAGGCGCGTCCTCCGAGCGCCACCGGCTGCCCGCCGCGCAGCAGGCGCCGCGCCGCCGGCATCAGTTCGTAATCCAGGAATGCCAGCGTCTCGAACGCCGGCCTGCCGTTGTCCATGATCGTCTCCCTTGCAGTTCAGGTTCCGGCGCCGCCGTGTGGCGCCGTGGCGCCGCGTCATTACAAAATATTGATTTGCAATCAAGAAGCGGCATAATGGGAAGATAGCGGGCAGATCCCTGGTGCAGCAGGCCCAATCGGGGGGGATGGCGTGACGGCAGCCCGCGATAACCATGACAGTCGAACGGAAAACATGAACGACGCCACCGACAGCGCGACGGACGATGCGCCGGGCGCGCGCATCCGCGTGCTGCTGGTCGACGACCACCCCTTGATGCGGCGCGGGATCGCGGGCGTGCTCGAGGAAGCGCCCGACATCGAGGTGGTGGCGGAGGCCGATGACGGCTTCCAGGCGCAGGAACGCTACCGCGAGCTGCTGCCGGACGTGACCCTGATGGACCTGGCCATGCCGCGCTGCGGTGGCATCGAGGCGATCCGCGCCATCCGCAGCGCCGATCCGCACGCCTGCATCATCGCCGTCACTACCTATGCCGGCGACGGCCAGATCCAGCGCGCGCTGGAAGCCGGCGCCGCCGGCTATGTCTTGAAAAGCACGCTGTGCGTGGGCGTGGCGGAGGTGGTGCGCTCGGCCCACGCCGGCCGGCGCGTGC
This portion of the Telluria beijingensis genome encodes:
- a CDS encoding ATP-binding protein yields the protein MPEVLAFGPFRLCRHARQLRRGPVVVPLGGRAIDLLGALAARPGEVLSHAELERAVWPGSLVEDSCLRVHVRALRQALQDDAGAARYIANVPGRGYSFVAPVIALPEDPPPAPAPASVPRALPAADWPLLGRDADLGLLHAGPRRLLTIVGPGGIGKTALALALARRRQADYSDGACFIDFAPCAHGGLVEGALAAGLGILAPREGLAQAVAGRLARRSMLVVADTCEHVSEAAARQLEELLRAADGVDVIATSRQPLVHDGERVHRLAPLACPPADPGRDPAQALAYPALRLLVERAGIAPTAHQLSLAGRLCRRLDGVPLALGFAAARIRALGLEAAAELFDDDARLLDSGWRTALARQRSMRASLDWSLRLLTPAELHVLRACAHFDGLFGVDEAVRAAGEGAAQCLPALVAKSLIVVAPGGAMPGMRICGMTRRYLLSA
- a CDS encoding response regulator, with the translated sequence MNDATDSATDDAPGARIRVLLVDDHPLMRRGIAGVLEEAPDIEVVAEADDGFQAQERYRELLPDVTLMDLAMPRCGGIEAIRAIRSADPHACIIAVTTYAGDGQIQRALEAGAAGYVLKSTLCVGVAEVVRSAHAGRRVLAPDLAQRLTRARPEQLTARERDVLALVAQGHGNREVARELGIAEETVKGYMSNVLQKLQASDRTHAVVIALRRGMLD
- a CDS encoding class I SAM-dependent methyltransferase codes for the protein MNPSNANALLTLGKVLRQAGYHFMTVTPSTHRRINNRPGNERAHDLRGVFGWSRPFDAGLLPASVLDLMREAGVLAHTDDGLRSTVRASTLDDMLLFHSAWPTRDDDAVFFGPDTYRFVHAIRRGFAFVGAGPVRAVDIGCGGGAGALAIARKFPHAEVIGADVNPKALDLAMVNARLAQAHNVALCQSDLFDGVQGDFDLVVSNPPFVIDPDARRYRHGGGERGAELSRRIAEQGLARLRRGGSLMLYTGVALCGAHDHFLDSLRPTLAAQCDAWTYEELDPDIFGGQLGEPGYEDVERIAAVWLHAVKR
- a CDS encoding zinc-dependent alcohol dehydrogenase, whose protein sequence is MLAMNYRGPYRVRADHKPDPVIEHPGDAIVRVTRACICGSDLHLYHGLVPDTRVGHTFGHEFIGVVEEVGSSVQNLKVGDKVLVPFNIFCGSCTLCQHELYGNCHNTNAQSTAVGAIYGYSHTAGGYDGGQAEYVRVPMADVGPMVIPDDIHDDDAVLLTDALPTGYQAAEMGDIEEGDTVVVFGAGPVGIFAAKSAWLMGAGRVIVVDEVEYRLEFVKRYAQCEVVNFKEVKDMALHIKKMTDWVGADVCIDAVGCEAAGNTMQTITGVYTMMQAGSATVLHWCINSVRKGGNVSIVGVYGPTFNAVPIGNALNKGLTLRMNQASVRRHLPRLIEHIRAGRIDPKQIITHRVPLEEVSDAYHIFSSKLDNCIKTILVPPRANEVRAVKASVQH
- a CDS encoding winged helix-turn-helix domain-containing protein produces the protein MDNGRPAFETLAFLDYELMPAARRLLRGGQPVALGGRAFDLLVLLASHAGEVVAKRTLMQGVWPDTVVEDINLRAQVRNLRRLLGGGADCPHLVNLAGEGYCLAVPVRRLASVCGDA
- the ypfJ gene encoding KPN_02809 family neutral zinc metallopeptidase, giving the protein MRWEGDRESDNVEDRRGSGGGGGFGFGGRSIGIGTIVVALVASYFLGVSPATILGLLSGGAPPQRQAQVEQAPGERADDRESRFVRTTLAYTEDAWAQLFSEQGAQYTPARLVLFEGRTNTACGVGESATGPFYCPADSKVYIDLGFFRTMQQRFNVEGEFAQAYVIAHEVGHHVQNLLGISNKVHAARQRASETQGNALSVRQELQADCFAGVWANRTNQRSKILEQGDVETALNAASAIGDDALQKQSRSVVVPDSFTHGTSAQRVRWFQRGLKSGQVADCNTFDARQL